A section of the Flaviflexus equikiangi genome encodes:
- a CDS encoding PhoH family protein: protein MTTQVLTVPSDVPLINLLGHRDEVLRALETGLAPAVIHVREREITVSGDEGPVSLAASLISELIDVVRGGTALSVDSVQRAIKITKDGLAAASDVLTTDILSNRGKTIRPKTVGQKQYVDAIDENTVVFGIGPAGTGKTYLAMAKAVVALQRREVSRIVLTRPAVEAGESLGFLPGSLTDKIDPYLRPLYDALHDMLDAEAIPKLIAAGTIEVAPLAYMRGRTLNDAFIILDEAQNTTPEQMKMFLTRLGFGSKAVITGDVTQVDLPGGTQSGLRVVRRILTNIEALTFVELTSADVVRHRLVGEIIDAYERWGADHPDTDNRTRRRR, encoded by the coding sequence GTGACGACACAGGTTCTCACTGTCCCGAGCGATGTTCCGCTCATCAATCTTCTCGGGCACAGGGACGAGGTCCTTCGTGCTCTCGAGACAGGTCTCGCCCCTGCCGTCATCCACGTGCGCGAGCGTGAGATCACGGTGAGCGGCGACGAGGGGCCGGTCTCCCTTGCCGCCTCGCTCATCAGCGAACTCATCGACGTCGTCCGGGGCGGTACGGCTCTCAGCGTCGATTCTGTCCAGCGCGCCATCAAGATCACGAAGGATGGGCTGGCCGCGGCGAGCGACGTCCTGACGACCGACATTCTCTCCAACCGGGGCAAGACCATCCGCCCGAAGACCGTGGGCCAGAAGCAGTATGTCGATGCGATCGACGAGAACACTGTCGTGTTCGGCATCGGTCCGGCCGGCACGGGCAAGACCTATCTCGCGATGGCGAAGGCCGTTGTCGCGCTGCAGCGGCGCGAGGTGTCGAGGATCGTCCTCACGAGGCCCGCTGTGGAAGCGGGGGAGTCGTTGGGCTTCCTCCCGGGATCCTTGACAGACAAGATCGACCCCTACCTGCGTCCCCTCTATGACGCACTCCACGACATGCTTGACGCGGAGGCGATCCCGAAGCTGATCGCGGCCGGCACGATCGAGGTCGCACCCCTTGCGTACATGCGGGGGCGCACTCTCAACGATGCGTTCATCATCCTCGATGAGGCGCAGAATACGACGCCGGAGCAGATGAAGATGTTCCTCACCCGTCTCGGATTCGGCTCCAAAGCCGTGATCACGGGTGACGTGACCCAGGTCGATCTGCCGGGCGGGACACAGTCGGGCCTGCGTGTCGTCCGCCGGATTCTGACAAACATCGAAGCGTTGACCTTTGTCGAGCTGACGAGTGCCGACGTTGTCCGGCATCGGCTCGTCGGTGAGATCATCGATGCTTACGAACGGTGGGGTGCCGATCATCCCGACACAGACAATCGGACGAGGAGACGGCGTTGA
- the hrcA gene encoding heat-inducible transcriptional repressor HrcA, whose translation MQAIVQDYVQTREPVGSKAIADRHGFDVSSATIRNDMAALEEVGLIHQPHTSAGRVPTDRGYRAFVDTISQVKPMSPAEKKAIETWLEGAVDVDDVLFRAGRLLAQLTKQVAVVQYPTRERSTVRHIELVPISDHHSFLIVITDSGTVEQRSIEVGLTDPQAVDLSSRLNASFVNKSGPDIAESGFDDDTLSPADRQRAGSIIAVLKDVMTDDVEERLVMAGTANLARTNIDFTHTITPVLEALEEQVVLLRLFAEVSGDLAITIGSENNDEGLSEASIVTSTYGGAGTARLGIVGPTRMDYPGAMVSVRAVARYLTRILGS comes from the coding sequence TTGCAGGCCATTGTCCAGGACTATGTGCAGACCCGCGAACCTGTTGGGTCGAAGGCCATTGCGGACAGGCACGGTTTTGACGTGTCCTCTGCGACGATCCGCAACGACATGGCAGCGTTGGAAGAGGTCGGTCTCATCCATCAGCCGCATACGTCGGCTGGGCGGGTCCCGACCGATCGCGGATATCGAGCATTCGTCGACACGATCTCCCAGGTCAAACCCATGTCTCCTGCTGAGAAGAAGGCGATCGAGACGTGGCTGGAAGGGGCGGTCGACGTCGATGATGTGCTGTTCCGTGCGGGCCGGCTGTTGGCTCAGCTCACGAAGCAGGTCGCCGTGGTGCAGTACCCCACGCGGGAGCGCAGCACGGTCAGGCATATCGAGCTCGTGCCGATCTCTGACCATCACTCCTTCCTGATCGTGATCACCGATTCGGGCACGGTCGAGCAGCGCAGCATCGAGGTCGGCTTGACCGACCCGCAGGCTGTTGACCTCTCGAGCAGGCTCAACGCGTCCTTCGTCAACAAATCGGGTCCCGATATCGCAGAGTCGGGTTTCGACGACGACACACTGTCCCCGGCGGACAGGCAGCGTGCAGGTTCCATCATTGCCGTGCTCAAGGACGTGATGACGGACGATGTCGAGGAGCGCCTGGTCATGGCAGGCACCGCGAACCTGGCCCGGACGAACATCGACTTCACCCACACCATCACCCCCGTCCTCGAGGCGCTCGAAGAGCAGGTGGTGCTGCTGCGCCTCTTCGCGGAGGTGAGCGGCGATCTTGCTATTACGATCGGTTCGGAGAACAATGACGAGGGCCTCTCCGAGGCCTCGATCGTCACATCCACCTACGGTGGTGCCGGGACCGCTCGGCTTGGCATCGTCGGCCCGACGCGAATGGATTACCCAGGTGCCATGGTGAGCGTGCGCGCGGTGGCCCGATACTTGACCAGGATCCTCGGATCCTGA
- a CDS encoding hemolysin family protein produces MIPMIDEVPEGPLVITILVLTIIAAAATMADSALLRITRTEAAEAMGSGRKGAAKIAAIVASKTAARSGLATLRTVAEMLAGAGIALLLADFLGAWWQVVLGALLVAIILSLLLGLVSPRRVGYRYPVQVLTATALPLSWLTSMFAPFVKRDDEERGDDDLAVMVERMAESDELEDEERILLQSVFDMRDTMVREVMVPRTDMITVHEDVGLDDAQSLFVRSGYSRIPVVGDTVDDVAGIVYSKDIVRRIHHRLDTDDLTVKDVMREAVFVPEMKPVDDVLHDMQAKYFHMALVVDEYGGIAGLVTIEDLLEELVGEMVDEHDHAAPEVEMLDEGRYRVPARLPIDELGDLFGLEIEDEDVDTAGGLLTKGLGQIPILGSETDILGLHLVAERFEGRRKRLATLIASLEEQ; encoded by the coding sequence ATGATCCCCATGATCGATGAGGTGCCCGAAGGGCCCCTCGTTATCACCATTCTCGTCCTCACGATCATCGCTGCCGCGGCAACCATGGCCGATTCGGCACTCCTGCGGATCACCCGGACGGAAGCGGCGGAAGCCATGGGGAGCGGGCGGAAGGGTGCGGCGAAGATCGCTGCCATCGTCGCATCGAAGACGGCCGCGCGCTCGGGTCTCGCAACCCTGCGCACGGTTGCGGAGATGCTGGCAGGCGCCGGCATCGCCCTCCTTCTCGCCGACTTCCTCGGTGCCTGGTGGCAGGTCGTCCTGGGCGCGCTTCTTGTCGCGATCATCCTCTCCCTCCTGCTGGGCCTCGTCTCTCCGCGCCGTGTCGGGTATCGCTATCCCGTCCAGGTGCTGACAGCAACAGCCCTGCCGCTCTCCTGGCTGACATCCATGTTCGCGCCGTTCGTCAAGCGTGACGATGAGGAGCGAGGCGATGACGATCTTGCCGTCATGGTGGAGCGCATGGCTGAATCGGATGAACTGGAGGACGAGGAGCGCATCCTCCTCCAGTCCGTGTTCGACATGAGGGACACGATGGTCCGTGAGGTCATGGTTCCGCGCACCGACATGATCACGGTGCACGAGGATGTCGGCCTGGATGATGCTCAGAGCCTTTTCGTGCGCTCCGGCTATTCCCGTATCCCCGTCGTCGGCGACACGGTCGATGATGTTGCGGGGATCGTCTACTCGAAAGACATCGTCCGCCGCATCCATCACAGGCTCGACACGGACGATCTGACCGTCAAGGACGTCATGCGGGAAGCGGTCTTCGTCCCGGAGATGAAGCCGGTCGACGATGTTCTGCACGACATGCAGGCGAAGTACTTCCACATGGCGCTCGTTGTCGACGAGTATGGCGGCATTGCGGGACTCGTCACGATCGAGGACCTTCTGGAGGAGCTTGTCGGTGAGATGGTGGACGAACACGATCATGCCGCCCCCGAGGTGGAAATGCTTGACGAGGGCCGATACCGGGTTCCTGCACGCCTCCCGATTGACGAACTGGGTGACCTGTTCGGCCTGGAGATCGAGGACGAAGATGTGGACACGGCGGGCGGCCTGCTCACGAAGGGACTCGGCCAGATACCAATTCTTGGCTCCGAGACCGATATCCTGGGCCTGCACCTCGTTGCGGAACGTTTCGAGGGACGACGCAAACGTCTCGCGACCCTGATCGCGAGCTTGGAGGAACAATGA
- the dnaJ gene encoding molecular chaperone DnaJ translates to MADYYDILGVSRSATQDEIKRAYRKLARKLHPDVAGPDKEGEFKDVTAAYEVLSNEEKRRLYDMGGESAVRNGGAPGGFGGSFQDIFDTFFGGATAARGPVPRGRRGQDALVPIEIELRDAVFGLDTDITVETAVRCTTCQGSCTREGSGPQTCTACGGSGSVRKVTNSFLGQVMSTTSCGVCQGHGTVITDPCLDCAGEGRVRAQQTLSVRIPAGIEDGMRIRMSGKGEVGPAGGPQGDLFIEVHVADHEQFTRQGDDLVCDLQVPMTAAALGTTVTIESFDGPEELTIEPGTSSGVSLRVRGKGVGRLHRHDRGDLVINLHVQTPTKLSAREKELLRELAEVRGETQPDAKLMSESASVFTRFKDRFL, encoded by the coding sequence GTGGCTGACTACTACGACATTCTTGGCGTGTCTCGCAGTGCAACGCAGGACGAGATCAAACGTGCATACCGCAAACTTGCACGCAAGCTTCATCCGGACGTGGCGGGTCCCGACAAAGAGGGCGAGTTCAAGGACGTGACCGCCGCCTATGAGGTCCTCTCCAACGAGGAGAAGAGACGCCTGTACGACATGGGAGGGGAGTCTGCCGTGCGCAATGGCGGGGCTCCCGGTGGTTTCGGGGGTTCCTTCCAGGACATCTTCGACACGTTCTTCGGCGGCGCGACCGCCGCACGCGGTCCCGTGCCGCGCGGCCGGCGCGGCCAAGACGCACTCGTGCCCATCGAGATCGAGCTCAGGGACGCCGTGTTCGGACTCGATACGGACATCACGGTCGAGACGGCCGTGCGATGTACGACATGTCAGGGTTCGTGTACCCGTGAAGGGTCCGGGCCGCAGACGTGTACGGCGTGTGGCGGGTCGGGTTCGGTGCGGAAGGTGACGAACTCGTTCCTTGGCCAAGTCATGTCGACAACGTCGTGCGGAGTCTGCCAGGGCCACGGCACCGTCATCACAGATCCCTGCCTCGACTGCGCTGGCGAGGGCCGGGTCAGGGCTCAGCAGACACTGTCCGTCCGCATCCCCGCCGGCATCGAAGACGGCATGCGGATCCGCATGTCCGGCAAGGGCGAGGTTGGTCCAGCAGGTGGCCCCCAGGGCGACCTGTTCATCGAGGTCCATGTCGCCGACCACGAGCAGTTCACACGGCAGGGCGACGATCTTGTCTGCGACCTCCAGGTGCCGATGACGGCCGCGGCCCTGGGAACGACTGTGACGATCGAATCGTTCGACGGTCCGGAGGAGCTGACGATCGAGCCCGGCACCTCGAGCGGGGTATCGCTGCGGGTACGGGGCAAGGGCGTCGGTCGTCTCCACCGGCACGACCGCGGAGACCTTGTCATCAATCTTCACGTCCAGACACCCACGAAGCTCTCCGCGCGGGAGAAAGAGCTGCTGCGCGAGCTTGCCGAGGTCCGCGGGGAGACCCAGCCGGATGCGAAGCTCATGTCTGAGAGCGCATCGGTCTTCACCCGGTTCAAGGACCGCTTCCTGTGA
- a CDS encoding 16S rRNA (uracil(1498)-N(3))-methyltransferase, with protein sequence MTLPVYYCADLPDGGEVELLGEEARHAHVKRTTVGERIDLVDGDGGRVTVEVTGVSPSSLRGTIIGRRVDPRPEHPITLVQALAKGGRDEAAIESAVEVGVAGIVPWQADRSIVRWSGPKGEKGAAKWRHVALSAMKQSRQAFLPGVSDVVTSRQLNDRARSVTQAGGRVFICHETATSTLSSVTVGVPGPLWIIVGPEGGISEEELAGLVAAGGEPVLLGNSVLRSGTAGTVAATILQVISGTWR encoded by the coding sequence GTGACCCTTCCCGTCTACTACTGCGCAGATCTGCCGGACGGCGGTGAGGTGGAGCTCCTCGGCGAGGAGGCCCGCCACGCCCACGTCAAGCGCACGACCGTCGGCGAACGGATCGACCTTGTCGACGGCGATGGTGGCAGGGTGACTGTCGAGGTCACGGGCGTGTCACCGTCATCGCTGCGCGGGACCATCATCGGCCGCAGGGTCGATCCTCGGCCGGAGCATCCCATCACCCTCGTCCAGGCTCTCGCCAAGGGCGGGCGGGACGAAGCCGCGATCGAATCGGCGGTCGAGGTGGGTGTCGCCGGTATCGTCCCGTGGCAGGCTGATCGGTCGATTGTTCGATGGTCGGGGCCGAAGGGCGAGAAGGGCGCAGCGAAATGGCGCCACGTGGCCCTCTCGGCCATGAAGCAGTCCCGCCAGGCATTCCTTCCCGGCGTCAGCGATGTCGTCACGTCGAGGCAGCTGAACGACCGGGCCCGGTCGGTGACACAGGCGGGCGGACGGGTCTTCATCTGCCACGAGACGGCAACCTCCACCCTGTCCTCCGTGACAGTCGGCGTCCCTGGACCGCTCTGGATCATTGTCGGCCCCGAGGGCGGCATCTCCGAGGAGGAGCTGGCTGGCCTCGTGGCGGCTGGGGGAGAGCCCGTCCTCCTCGGCAACTCCGTCCTGCGATCAGGTACCGCGGGTACGGTTGCTGCGACTATCCTCCAGGTGATCAGCGGGACGTGGCGCTAG
- the ybeY gene encoding rRNA maturation RNase YbeY produces MIEYADESGFEPTIDGEEIVELARYVLAEMRIHPGSDLSVMLVDEAVMSDLHVKWMDEEGPTDVLSFPMDEVRPPPPGHEPAEGLLGDVVVCPTVAAKQALTAGHATIEEILLLVTHGILHVLGYDHATPEEEREMFGLQRTLLLGFLATRT; encoded by the coding sequence TTGATCGAGTACGCAGACGAGTCGGGTTTCGAACCGACGATAGACGGCGAAGAGATCGTCGAACTGGCGCGCTATGTGCTGGCAGAGATGAGGATCCATCCAGGCTCCGACCTGTCCGTCATGCTCGTCGACGAAGCTGTCATGTCGGATCTCCACGTGAAGTGGATGGATGAGGAGGGCCCGACCGACGTCTTGTCCTTCCCCATGGACGAGGTGCGTCCCCCGCCGCCGGGCCACGAGCCGGCCGAGGGACTGCTCGGCGATGTTGTCGTCTGCCCGACGGTCGCCGCGAAGCAGGCATTGACGGCGGGCCATGCGACGATCGAGGAGATCCTCCTTCTCGTCACCCACGGCATCCTGCACGTCCTCGGCTATGACCATGCGACACCGGAGGAGGAACGCGAAATGTTCGGGCTGCAGCGCACGCTGCTGCTCGGCTTCCTCGCGACACGCACATGA
- the era gene encoding GTPase Era: MTRAGFVSLVGRPNAGKSTLTNALVGEKVAITSARPQTTRRVIRGIVNREGGQVILVDTPGMHRPRTLLGERLNNLVRQTLGDVDLVALCLPANEKLGPGDSYLLGEIANSRTPVIAIVTKSDLVTKEQLANHLIEVSQFADFTEIVPVSATAGDNVDYLADLLVSLMMESPILYPEGESIDEPERLVVAELIREAALEGVRDELPHSIAVLVEEMNERPQRKGDTRPPLVDIHADLYVERDSQKGIVIGAKGARLKEVGQAARAEIERMLACRVYLDIHVRVAKEWQRDPKLLRRLGF, translated from the coding sequence ATGACACGAGCAGGCTTCGTCAGCCTTGTCGGACGGCCCAATGCGGGCAAGTCCACTCTCACCAACGCCCTGGTGGGAGAAAAGGTTGCCATCACATCGGCACGCCCCCAGACGACGCGCCGCGTGATCCGCGGAATCGTCAACCGGGAGGGCGGCCAGGTCATCCTCGTGGACACGCCCGGCATGCACAGGCCGCGGACGCTCCTCGGCGAACGCCTCAACAATCTCGTCCGCCAGACACTCGGGGACGTCGATCTCGTCGCGCTCTGCCTGCCGGCGAACGAGAAGCTCGGCCCCGGAGACAGCTATCTGCTGGGAGAGATCGCGAACTCCCGCACCCCCGTCATCGCGATCGTCACGAAGTCCGACCTTGTGACGAAGGAGCAGCTCGCCAACCATCTCATCGAGGTGTCTCAGTTCGCCGACTTCACGGAGATCGTGCCAGTCTCGGCAACCGCGGGGGACAACGTCGACTACCTGGCGGATCTCCTCGTGTCCCTCATGATGGAATCCCCGATCCTGTACCCGGAGGGCGAATCGATCGACGAGCCGGAGAGACTCGTCGTCGCCGAGCTGATCCGCGAAGCGGCGCTCGAAGGGGTGCGCGATGAACTGCCGCACTCGATCGCCGTCCTCGTGGAGGAGATGAACGAGCGTCCCCAGCGCAAGGGCGACACGCGTCCACCGCTTGTCGATATCCACGCCGACCTCTATGTCGAGAGGGATTCCCAGAAGGGCATCGTCATCGGCGCGAAAGGCGCCCGCCTGAAGGAGGTCGGGCAGGCCGCACGGGCAGAGATCGAACGGATGCTGGCATGCCGCGTCTATCTCGATATTCACGTGAGGGTTGCGAAAGAGTGGCAGCGAGATCCGAAGCTTCTGCGCCGCCTAGGCTTCTAG